AGCCAGGGAGCGGCAGGCGCTAGGACCCAGcttgtgggggggggagggggagggacgggAGGCGGGGCCGGCGAGCGGAAGTGGAAGGGAGCTTTTCCCGCTAGGGAGGAAGGCGAAGTTTATCCGAGCATCCTCAGCCGAAGGTGGCGGAGAAACACCTTGCAGGGGGTCTCTGTGGGTGCTAATGACAGAGGACACCGGAATAGGTTTACGGGATGCACCGGCTATTGCTAGCCTGGGGATAGATCACCGTGAACTAGAAGGTGGGAGGACAGAAAGGCCATGCCCAAGATTTGTAGTACCTAAATCCGCTTATATTCCACAACATTTCCCTTAATAGCAAGGAGTAAATGGCGCTCCCTTCATCTGTCTTTAGAAGTTTTACAAGAAGCCCCAGGAAAAGTGTCGCCAAAATACTGAGGCCAGGGCTGCAGAACCCTTTTTATCCTCTTCTGCGCTCAGCCAATATGCACCGGAAGGATTTTAGCGGCTCTTCCCGGAAGTGTGGCTAAGGTTAGTGCAGAACGACACAGCTCTTTGACCTACGTGGGCGGGGTCAGAGTTGCGCGTTAGCTGCTTCTCATCTAGCACCGGAAATGTGTCTGTGTAGAACCACTGCTTGGAGGCGGGACAGAAGCATTTTTAAGGCGGAAGTTTCGCGGGGAAGCTTTTGCGGCTAGGACACTTCCTGTTTCCTAGTAACAATAGGAAGTGTCCGCGGAGCTCGGGTAGACTGCTGGCTCGTGCCAGCTGCGCCCTCTTTCCTCtgcatccttccttctccccctctcttttccctctttccctcacctcccaccgCCCAGGAGCCCTGGCAGAGTGTGCGTGTGTGGGAGCTCGAGAGCCCCTCCACAACCACCCCTTGGGGCGCGCGGCTGCAGTTAGGGTGAGGGTCCCAGTGCGCAGGCGCACTCCCGTTCGCGGTCCCCAACGGACGCACCCGCGGCGGGAACGAGAAGGGGCCAccggtgtgaggtaggggtcctaAGAGAAAACTGGTCGAGGAGATGAGCGAGGCAAGAGGACCTTATTGGTGGTTGATTAGGAGGGGCGACTCTTGAGCGAAGGGGCTTTGTGAAGTGAGAATTCTGGGAGCAGGTTCAGTAAGGGGGTTTAGAGTCGGAGATAGGAGTTGTATTGGGGTCCCAAGGGAGTGaagagtcagagtcagagaaggccAAGGTGATGTAGGAGGCATGGGGGCCTGCCATGGAGAGAGCAAGGGCTTTGGAAAGAAGATTGTCCGAGTCAAACGGGCTGGCTCGTGTGTAAACTGGGATAACAGAGGCACTGCAGTGTGTTGTGAGGACTAAGTGACATAACGAATATTCtttacttagcacagtgcctgacacacggTAATGCTTAGGTAGCACGTGTTGCTGTTGTCATCAGTATTATGagagaagatagaagaaaaaatgagaagggaTGGAGAGGCGTAGGAAAGAAAAAGGTAGAGGGTGAAGAACCAGAAAGGAGACGAAATTTCCAAGATGGAAGATCGTTTGGAATCCGGGGAACCCAAGAGAGTCTTTCAGAAAGGTGACTTTGTGACCCTGAAAGGAATAGGGCAGGTGGGGGAACAAGCCAGCCCTTTCTCTGAAGGGGGCCTCTAACCTCACCTCTCAGGTCCTAGGCTGTCAACTGAAGAAAGAGGCTGCTTCTTCCATGCCTCTAGGCTACTCTGTTCAGCTGAGGGGTGAAGGAGGGAGGATTGGACTTACCTTATAGAAGGTTCTAGGAGAGGTACAGGTTTCCTTTTAAGATGTCGCAGAAGATAGGTTGTTTCAGATTTATAGAGAGCAGATGGTTAGGGACAGTAAGGCTTTTGGGATTTGGTCTGAAGACAGAATAATAGGTTTGTGATCAGAGGTAGGTTGCATTCCTTTAGAcgtcagtttccttatctataccTCCAGAGATGAGTCAGGCCTAGAGGAGCTCCCATGTTTGGGGAGCTTGTATGCAGGGAAGTATTAGATGATGGTGCTTCCAGAATAGATCCAGTAGAGAGCAGGTCTCTGGGCATTGCTGCTTGGGGAACCCATGTGTGCCCTCTGGTGAACTTGTTGCTCATGGAACTAAGAGGCAAAGTTAATTCAGGCCTTCCTTCTGACCACTGCCCCCTGTTCCTAGGCCTTGGACCCTCCACCAGAGGAAGATGCTGCTGCCACCTGCCTGCTCTTCCTGAACCTTCAGGTTTCTGCCACACTGCCCCATGGAGGACACGCCCACCTCACTCAGCTGCTCTGACTGTCAGCGCCACTTTCCTAGCCTCCCAGAACTGTCACGGCACCGAGAACTGCTCCATCCATCTTCCAACCAGGACAGTGAGGAGGCTGACAGCATCCCTCGGCCCTACCGCTGTCAGCAGTGTGGGCGGGGCTATCGTCACCCAGGGAGCCTGGTCAACCACCGCCGGACCCACGAGACTGGCCTTTTCCCCTGTACCACCTGTGGCAAGGACTTCACCAATCCCATGGCCCTCAAGAGCCACATGAGGACTCATGCTCCTGAAGGCCGCCGGCGGCGCAGGCCTCCGCGCCCCAAGGAAGCCACTCCATGCCTCCAGGGGGAGACAGTGTCCACTGACTCCTGGGGCCAGAGGCTTGGCCCTGGGGAAGGCTGGGAAAACCAGAAGAAACATACTGAAGAGACATCTGGCTGTGAATCTGGGCCAGACTCTAGGGCAGCTCTGGGCACTTGGGAAGATCCACCCACCAGACAAAGAGAAGGCTGGGAAAGCCAGCCAGATCCTGAGGAGGGCACAGAGGGCTGGGGGCCCACCACCAACTCTGCCGGAGACCCACCGCTCCCCACCCCGGCCAGCAGTCTCCTTAGCAATTTGGAACAGTATTTGGCTGAATCAGTAGTGAATTTCACAGCGGGCGAGGAGCCCGCCCAGTCCCCTCCTGCTGAGGATGAGCGGCGGTACAAATGCAGTCAATGTGGCAAGACCTACAAGCATGCCGGGAGCCTCACCAACCACCGCCAGAGCCACACCCTGGGCATCTACCCTTGTGCCATCTGCTTCAAGGAGTTCTCTAACCTCATGGCTCTGAAGAATCACTCCCGACTCCATGCCCAGTATCGGCCTTACCAGTGTCCCCACTGCCCCCGCGCCTTCCGGCTCCCCCGAGAGCTGCTGGAACATCAGCAATCCCATGAGGGTGAAAGTCAGGAGGGGctgtgggaagagaaagggatgCCCACCACCAATGGGCACGCAGACGAGAGCAGCCGGGAACAGCTCCCTGGTACACAGATGCTGAATGGCTCTGGGGAGCTGAGCACCTCTGGGGAGCTGGAAGATAGCAGCCTGGAGGAGTACCGGCCATTCCACTGTGGGGACTGTGGCCGTACCTACCGCCATGCTGGGAGCCTCATCAACCATCGCAAGAGCCACCAGACAGGTGTCTACCCCTGCTCCATCTGTTCCAAGCAGCTGTTCAACGCAGCTGCCCTCAAAAACCACGTGCGGGCACATCACAGACCCCGGCAAGGAGCCGGGGAGGATGGGCAGCCATCAGTACTGCCAGCTCCCCTGCCGCTGGCTGAGACCACCCACAAAGAGAAGGAGGTCCCCGCCGCCACCCTGGACCACCGCCCCTATAAGTGCAATGAGTGTGGTCGGGCTTACCGGCACCGGGGGAGCCTGGTGAACCACCGCCATAGCCATCGGACAGGAGAGTACCAGTGCTCACTCTGTCCCCGCAAGTACCCCAACCTCATGGCCCTGCGCAACCACGTGCGGGTACACTGCAAGGCTGCTCGCCGCAGCACAGGCCCAGGGGCCGAGGGTCCCCTCGGCCGCCGCAAATTGGAGCTCCCAGCTGACCCAGTGGGAGCAGAGGCAGCCCCCCATTCAGATCAGGGACCTGGGTGCAGACGTGAAGAGGGGACCACCGATGTCCCGCCAGCAGCAGATAGGACCGCGCCACAGATATGTAGCCTGGGTGGCATGCTCTTTGAAGACCCTGAGAGTCTTGAACGTCACGGCCGGAGCCGTGGGGAAGGGGAGAACGGCAGGACCGAGACCAGGGTGTCACCTCCTCGGGCGTTTGCCTGCCGAGACTGTGGAAAGAGCTATCGCCACTCAGGCAGCCTCATCAACCACCGGCAGACCCACCAGACGGGAGACTTCAGTTGCGGGGCCTGCACCAAGCGCTTCCACACCGTGGCCGCCATGAAGAACCACATGCGCCGCCACAGTCGGCGGCGGAGCAGGCGGCACCGGAGGCGGGCTGGCAGTGCTGGCGGTGGGGGAGAAGCCGAACTCCCATCAGGCGGGAGCTGGGCCCCAGAGCTGGTGGGAGACGGTGAGGGCCTGAGCCGTCCCCAAGACCTTTCAAGGCAAAGTCTGAGTGGAGCCGAAGGCAACATGGAAAGTGATGGGAGCTGTTTGCAGGCTGCAGCTGAAAGGGACAAATGTGGGCTTGAGAGGGATGAGGCCTGTTTCCAGGGTGATAAAGAGAGCAGCGGCACTGAGGAAGGACTGGAAAGGAAGGAGGCCTGTTTCCTTGACAACTTGGACGTCCCAGGCGATGAGGAGAGCAATGGGACTCGCTTCTGTGGTGGCCTCCCTGGGGTGGAGGAAGACCAGAAACCAGCCCCTGGCCAGCCCAGCTCCCCTTCCCACTCTGCCAGAGCCGCTGCTGGCTGGCAGGCTGAGGTCTCCCACACGTGTCCTGACTGTGGGCATTCTTTCCCCCACTCCGCTGGCCTGCTGAGCCACAGGCCCTGCCACCCACCGGGCATCTATCAGTGCTCCCTCTGCCCGAAGGAGTTTGAGTCCTTGCCTGCCCTGCGCAGCCACTTCCAGAGCCATGGGCCCGGGGAGGCAGCCTCCGCACAGCCCTTCCTCTGCTGCCTCTGCGGCATGATCTTCCCTGGGCGGGCTGGCTACAGGCGTCACCGGCGCCAGGCTCATGACTCCTATGGTACGACTGAGGgctcagaggaggagggggaagaggaaggagcagCAGGGGCAGCCTCCACCCATAGTCCCCCATTGCAGCTCTCGGAAGCAGAACTGCTGAATCAGCTGCAGCGGGAGGTGGAGGCGCTGGATGGCGCCGGGTATGGGCACATCTGTGGCTGCTGCGGTCAGACCTACGATGACCTGGGCAGCCTGGAGCGTCACCATCAAAGTCAGAGTTCCGGGAACACCAACGGCGAGGTTCCCAGCTTCATTCATCACCCGGGAGAGTCAGGTGATGCCACGGGGATGGTTGCAGATGGCACCTTTGAGGGCACGGTGACCTCTTTTTCTGAGGAGGGTGGAGACACAAAGTCTGGAGAGGGAGTAGGTGCCACGCTTGCAGACAGCCTTTGCATGCAGGGTGGGGAAAGTTCTCTGGAGACCCAGCCCCGCCCCTTCCGCTGCAACCAGTGCGGCAAGACCTATCGCCATGGGGGCAGCCTGGTGAACCACCGCAAGATCCACCAGACCGGTGACTTCATCTGCCCCGTCTGCTGCCGCTGCTACCCCAACCTGGCTGCCTATCGCAATCATCTGCGAAACCACCCGCGCTGCAAAGGCTCTGAGCCCCAGGTGGGGCCCGttccagaggcaggaggcagcgGTGAGCCCCAAAACATGGCGGAGGAGGGCCTCGGGCAGGCAGAAGTGGAGAAGTTCCAGAAGGAACTTAAAGTGGAGCCCCTGGAGGAGGTGGCGAGGGTGAAGGAAGAGGCCTGGGAGGAGACCACTGTGAAGGGGGAGGAAATGGAGCCGAGGTTGGAGACTGCGGAGAAGGGCTGCCAGACCGAAGCCAGCTCCGAGCGGCCCTTCAGCTGCGAGGTGTGCGGCCGGTCCTACAAGCACGCCGGCAGCCTCATCAATCACCGGCAGAGCCACCAGACCGGCCACTTTGGCTGCCAGGCCTGCTCCAAAGGCTTCTCAAACCTCATGTCCCTCAAGAACCACCGGCGCATCCACGCGGATCCCCGGCGTTTCCGCTGCGccgaatgtgggaaggccttccgCCTGCGGAAGCAGCTGGCCAGCCACCAGCGGGTCCACATGGAGCGTGGTGGAGCTGGGGGCTCCCGCAAGCTGCCCCGGGAAGATCGGCCCTTTCGCTGTGGGCAGTGTGGGCGGACCTACCGCCACGCCGGCAGCCTCCTGAACCACAGGCGTAGCCACGAGACGGGCCAGTATAGCTGTCCCGCCTGCCCCAAGACCTACTCCAACCGCATGGCCCTGAAGGACCACCAGAGGCTGCACTCGGAGAGCCGGCGGCGCCGAGCTGGGCGGTCCCGGCGGGCAGCTGTGCGCTGCGCCCTCTGcggccggggcttccctggccgGGGATCTCTGGAGCGGCACCTGCGAGAGCATGAGGAGGAGGCCAGAGGGGGTCAGGGAGGCCCAAACGGCACCGAGGGCGGTGAGGGGAACCTGGTCGACGACCAGGGACTAGAGGGCAGGTGGTGCGGTACTGAGTCGGTATCCCCGCTGGAGGCTGGAGTCATGAGGCCAGCGGAGCAGAGTCAGAGCCCCCTCAAGGCAGCAGGTTTAGAAGGCACAGAGCCAATGTCCTGGGGCACGGGGAAAGCAGATGGGTGGCAAGGAGACAGAGGACCGGTGAATCATGATGGAGATTGGGTTCCTGGGGGTCACGTACCAACCAAGCCGGAAGACGAGTCAGGGGACAGTGTCCCCAGGAGTCCTTGCCACCTTGGCAACAGCCAGCCCAATGGACCTAGTCTGATTCCCATGGATAGCTGGAACAATGGAGACAGCAGCCCTCAGCTTCAGCCGGAGAGCCACTCCTTTTCCTGCAGCCCTTGTGGCAAGACCTCCTGCCAGTCGGAAGGGCCCTTGAAACACCACAACACCCACAAGACAGACCGTCACTATTGCCTGCTCTGCTCCAAGGAGTTCTTGAATCCTGTGGCCACCAAGAGCCAGAGCCACAACCACATAGCTGCCCAGACCTTTGCCTGCCCTGACTGTGGCAAGGGCTTTCGGTCCCACCATGAACTCGCCAGCCACCTGCAGACTCATGCCAGGGGCCTCAGTCAGGTGTCGCCCCAGATGGAGGCCAGAGGTCCCAAAGCTGGGGCTGTGGAGGATGAGTTGGATCTCCCTGGTCAAGTCCGGAAGGCCCCATCAGAACCCCCCAGGGCCCCAGGAGAGAATGCCGGGAGAGCTAATGGAGGCCAAGGCGTCAGGTCTGCAGCAGCTGTGGACGAGGAGCGGCCCTTCCACTGTGCCCAGTGTGGGCGTTCCTACCGCCATGCCGGTAGCCTGCTGAACCACCAGAAGGCCCACACCACTGGACTGTatccctgctccctctgccccaAACTTCTACCCAACCTGCTGTCCCTTAAGAACCACGGCAGGACCCACACGGACCCCAAGCGCCACCGCTGCAGCGTCTGTGGCAAGGCCTTCCGGACAGCTGCCCGGCTGGAGGGCCACGGGCGGGTCCACGCACCCCGGGAGGGGCCCTTCACCTGCCCCCACTGTCCCCGCCACTTCCGCCGCCGCATCAGCTTCCTGCAGCACCAGCAGCAGCACCAGGAGGAGTGGGCAGTGGCCAGCTCTGGTACGGGGGCATGAGTGGGCTTGGGCAGAGGACTGAAGGGTCCCAGAGGAGGCGGGCACACAGTGGAGGGTAAAAACTGGCCCCAAGGGGAGCAAGGAGTGAGAGGATCACGTGGATTCCAGGAGGCGGCCAGGGCTGGGATGTAGAGAAAGCTAGTTTGCGGATGCTGCCTTTTGAGTAGCTGAGATCTGAACCCCTGGGGGCTACCTTACCCCAAGGTGAATAGGTAGCCTGGTGGGTTGGGGTAGTCGGGGGTGGTAGGGAGTGGTCAGGGGCAGAGGCAGCTGCCGGGGCTCCTCTGCTGGGCCGGAGCCAGAGAGGAACGGTCTTTTTGTTTTGGGAGGGGAGGTAGCTGGGTACCACCTGGCTGCTGCATCTGGAAACTCCCCTGATCCAGCCAGTTAAGTAATGATTTCCAGAGAACAAGATGGTCTAGGTTCTGCCCTTCCCTAGAGTAGGCAAGGAGCCAGGGAAAAAGGAAGGGGGCATGGGAGGCGCCCCCAGACTGTGGCTTCCATGCTGACCTGGTCGGGGAACAGGGTCATTAGTTGGCATCCAGCTCCCTGTCCCTGTTTCCCCGAATCTTGTCTCTGctccccctcctcttttcttGGAAACTAGACCCTTGGCCCTTTCCCACCTGTATTGGCCCAcgtttcttctccttccctttattcaaccttcttctttctctgctgcGCATTTCCTTTTTGGGATCCAACCAAGCCACCCTTTCCACCTgcacacccccctcccctccgGCACACCTTTAATTGGAGGACTGAGTCACAGATAATTGTTTCTTTGAAGCCAGGCCCAGCTATAGCAACAACAGTTATCAGCCCCTATTTCCCATCCTCCATCAAGGGGAATCTCCAGGGAAAGACACCTCCGCCCAGCCTTGCTGGAGGACGAGGCTGCGGAGGAATGGGAGAGCCTGTTCCCTCAGCAAGTCCCGGGCTTGCTCTCCACCTCCCCTAGGGATCCGTAGCCCTTCTCCCAGGGCCCCTTCCATTTAGTGGCCCCCAAAGTGGGTGTCCCTGAGATGGTGGGCCCCTTGACCAGAGATTGTCAGGGCAGGAAGGGTGGGTGGTGAGATTCCCCTGAGAGTGCTGATAAGATGGCTTTCAGGATAAAAGATTTCTCGTGACCCCAAGGGAATGAGTGAGGAGCTAGTGAACCAGGTCTGGGGAAATAATTGGGAGTTCTCACACAGGccttgggggcaggggctgtggggaATGGCCTGCAGGGctagggagggggaggggtacaAGCTGTGTGGGGTTTGTGCCCTCAGTCGCCTCGTCTCTCTCTCCCCAGGAACCCCAAAGGCACCAGCGGCGGGCAGAGGGGACTTGTCATtgccccctccacccacccccacgaCCCCACTCCTGGACCCTTCACCCCAGTGGCCTGCAGacctcagcttctccctctgaaCTTCAAGTTTCCAAAGATCAGAATACGGGGTAGGGGGAGGGCAGGTTGTAGGGAAAGGCTTGATCTCCTTGTTTTGCTCAGGAGTAGTTTGGGCATCCCcagctctcttctcctctcctcctgcaaAGAGGACCCAGATCTGGCTTCTTTCCCATGGAGGGGGTGAGATGTTCCTCCCGTCCTGTCCTTGAAAGACCTCCTTTCCCCTGCCTTTGTCACCATGCTCTTCCCTGTGACCAGCCCTGCAAGAAACCCAGTGCCAGGCTCTGCGGCCGGGCCACCCTCACCAGCCAGATTCCAACACTAGGGAGAGGCAGATTCAGAGAGAGCCATGGGTGGGAATGTTGCCTGTGGAAGGGGGGAGCCTTTTACTacaatttgtaatttattttctaaagtctattttgtaacaatttatttaagtttaaaaatacaggaaaattgctccccccaaaaaagaaaatttcaaagtaCATGGCTGGTACTGGTTGTATCTGAGGGGATGACGAATAGGGAAAGCTGGGGATGCCTGCGTTGGACCGCAGAGCTGGACGTGGAGGGGGCATCCACAGGGGAGGTCTCCCTGTCCTGCAGAGGGGAGCGGGGGCAGCTGTCGGTCGGGGCAGGCTCCTTCCCAGAGCCCATTGCGCTGTCGGGCCTGCCCCAGTGGGGGACGGGGTCATGGGGGAtggcagaggggcaggggcagtgaCGCAGGAATTGCCTCACTGTGACTGCAGTGTCCCAGAGCCACCTGTCAACAACCAGCTGGCTGGCCggtcagggagaggaaggagggtggggctggCCTCGTCCTCACagcttccctcccttcctgccttagaggaagaggaaggaggcgcTCCTCAGCCCCcatgacagatgagaaaagtttGGTCCGAAGAGGTTGAGAGGCGTGCTCTCCCAGT
The sequence above is drawn from the Balaenoptera musculus isolate JJ_BM4_2016_0621 chromosome 15, mBalMus1.pri.v3, whole genome shotgun sequence genome and encodes:
- the ZNF646 gene encoding zinc finger protein 646, coding for MEDTPTSLSCSDCQRHFPSLPELSRHRELLHPSSNQDSEEADSIPRPYRCQQCGRGYRHPGSLVNHRRTHETGLFPCTTCGKDFTNPMALKSHMRTHAPEGRRRRRPPRPKEATPCLQGETVSTDSWGQRLGPGEGWENQKKHTEETSGCESGPDSRAALGTWEDPPTRQREGWESQPDPEEGTEGWGPTTNSAGDPPLPTPASSLLSNLEQYLAESVVNFTAGEEPAQSPPAEDERRYKCSQCGKTYKHAGSLTNHRQSHTLGIYPCAICFKEFSNLMALKNHSRLHAQYRPYQCPHCPRAFRLPRELLEHQQSHEGESQEGLWEEKGMPTTNGHADESSREQLPGTQMLNGSGELSTSGELEDSSLEEYRPFHCGDCGRTYRHAGSLINHRKSHQTGVYPCSICSKQLFNAAALKNHVRAHHRPRQGAGEDGQPSVLPAPLPLAETTHKEKEVPAATLDHRPYKCNECGRAYRHRGSLVNHRHSHRTGEYQCSLCPRKYPNLMALRNHVRVHCKAARRSTGPGAEGPLGRRKLELPADPVGAEAAPHSDQGPGCRREEGTTDVPPAADRTAPQICSLGGMLFEDPESLERHGRSRGEGENGRTETRVSPPRAFACRDCGKSYRHSGSLINHRQTHQTGDFSCGACTKRFHTVAAMKNHMRRHSRRRSRRHRRRAGSAGGGGEAELPSGGSWAPELVGDGEGLSRPQDLSRQSLSGAEGNMESDGSCLQAAAERDKCGLERDEACFQGDKESSGTEEGLERKEACFLDNLDVPGDEESNGTRFCGGLPGVEEDQKPAPGQPSSPSHSARAAAGWQAEVSHTCPDCGHSFPHSAGLLSHRPCHPPGIYQCSLCPKEFESLPALRSHFQSHGPGEAASAQPFLCCLCGMIFPGRAGYRRHRRQAHDSYGTTEGSEEEGEEEGAAGAASTHSPPLQLSEAELLNQLQREVEALDGAGYGHICGCCGQTYDDLGSLERHHQSQSSGNTNGEVPSFIHHPGESGDATGMVADGTFEGTVTSFSEEGGDTKSGEGVGATLADSLCMQGGESSLETQPRPFRCNQCGKTYRHGGSLVNHRKIHQTGDFICPVCCRCYPNLAAYRNHLRNHPRCKGSEPQVGPVPEAGGSGEPQNMAEEGLGQAEVEKFQKELKVEPLEEVARVKEEAWEETTVKGEEMEPRLETAEKGCQTEASSERPFSCEVCGRSYKHAGSLINHRQSHQTGHFGCQACSKGFSNLMSLKNHRRIHADPRRFRCAECGKAFRLRKQLASHQRVHMERGGAGGSRKLPREDRPFRCGQCGRTYRHAGSLLNHRRSHETGQYSCPACPKTYSNRMALKDHQRLHSESRRRRAGRSRRAAVRCALCGRGFPGRGSLERHLREHEEEARGGQGGPNGTEGGEGNLVDDQGLEGRWCGTESVSPLEAGVMRPAEQSQSPLKAAGLEGTEPMSWGTGKADGWQGDRGPVNHDGDWVPGGHVPTKPEDESGDSVPRSPCHLGNSQPNGPSLIPMDSWNNGDSSPQLQPESHSFSCSPCGKTSCQSEGPLKHHNTHKTDRHYCLLCSKEFLNPVATKSQSHNHIAAQTFACPDCGKGFRSHHELASHLQTHARGLSQVSPQMEARGPKAGAVEDELDLPGQVRKAPSEPPRAPGENAGRANGGQGVRSAAAVDEERPFHCAQCGRSYRHAGSLLNHQKAHTTGLYPCSLCPKLLPNLLSLKNHGRTHTDPKRHRCSVCGKAFRTAARLEGHGRVHAPREGPFTCPHCPRHFRRRISFLQHQQQHQEEWAVASSGTPKAPAAGRGDLSLPPPPTPTTPLLDPSPQWPADLSFSL